The following DNA comes from Pseudoalteromonas aliena SW19.
GATAGCTGATTTGAGCGCACTACCTAAAAGTTTGAATTTTACGGTAATAGGTGATTGGGGTCATAATGGCCATTTTGATCAAAAAGAGGTCGCCCACCAGCTAGAAATAGCGATGTATCAAACGGATGGAGATTTTATTATTTCAACCGGTGATAACTTTTACCCCAATGGCATTGCAAGTATTAACGACCCACTTTGGCAAAGTGCATACGAAGATATTTATCACGGCCCTCACACATTTGAGCCTTGGTATGTGGTGCTGGGCAATCACGACTATTTAGGTAACGCACAAGCACAACTTGATTACAGCAATAAAAGTCAGCGCTGGAATTTACCTGCACGCTATTACAGCAAAACCTTTACTTTAAAAGATGGCGAGCAAGTATTAATGGTATTTTTAGACACTAATCCATTAAATCCAGAATACAAAACACGCGAAAAATATAAAGCAACACAAGCGCAAGACGGCCAAGCACAATTAACATGGCTGAATAACCAATTGGCTACCAGCAAAGCACGCTGGAAAATAGTTATAGGCCACCACCCGCTTTATAGCAGCGGTAAACGTTATGGACTAAATGAAAAATTGCGTAATTTACTTGAGCCTATACTTGAGCAAAATGGTGTTCAAGCATACATAGCTGGGCATGAGCATGATCTTCAACATAACCAGACAAAAAACAGTAAACTCGCGCATTTTATATCCGGCGCAGGTGGCAAAATACGTAATGTAAAACAACGTAAATTTACGCGTTTTGCAGAAGCCACACCAGGATTTTTGAGCTTTTCAATAAACGATAAAGTACTAAAAGTAACCGCTATAAATTATAAAGGCGAAGTGCGTTATAGCACCCAAAAGCGCTTTGACCAATAAAGGGTAATACCATGAATTTTAAATTAAAAACACCTCTTAGCCTAATTGTAAGTGGCCTAGTATTTAGCGCGTTAAGTGCTTGTAATAATAGCGTTACTACGCATTCAGCGGTACAAAATACAGCGTCCCAAGCTGTCATTGATAATACTGAGTTTGGTCCAACAAATAATATGCAAGGATCACAAGCTGCATGGTTAAGTAATAATAACTGGTTACTAACAAGTAAAATCAAAGGTTTGGTGATTGCTGATAGCACAACGCAACAAAGTAATATTATTAAAAAAGGTAACTTTGAAGCGCTTTCTATTAGTCAATTAACCGCGAGCTCGTTTTTAGTCGCTACAATCGATAACAACCAAGATAACGTAATTATATTCAAACTAGAACAACATAAAACTAGCTGGAAAATCACTGAGGTTACACGTATCGCACCGCCACAAGCGCGACCAGATACAGTATGCTTATTTGCAAATAAAGAAACTGGGGCAATATCAGCATTTGTACCCGATGTACGCGGATTAATTACAGAAACCATTATTTTTAATACCATAAATAATAAAGCGCTTAATATAAATGTACGTGAATTTTCAGGCGTAAATGAAGCGTCTGGCTGTGCGGTAAGTACGGCGACTAATACTTTATTTGTAAGCGAAGGCGAAATAGGTATATGGGCAATAAATGCCAATGCTGAATCGAAAGCAAATAAAAAGCCAATCGCTTTAGTGGCGCCTTTTGGTGCACTAAACGCCGAGCTGGGTGCCCTATCAACGTCATCTGATGGGATGATTTGGTTTACCAGCACCGAAAATAATCAAGTCTATGCGTATGATCCAATCAGCAAGGCTTTAAAAAACTGGACGCTAAGCGGAGGCTTAAGCTTGGAGTCGGTAGCAATAAATTACACAAGCAATAGCACTGCAACTGCCATATTATATAACGACGAAACGGGTGTTTATATGCAAAGCTCGCTACCTGTAACGCCTATTAATAACTCATTAAAAACAAACGTACAATCAATCACTAAAATTAAAGCCAGCGCACAAACGACTCCCGTGAAAGCTTTTGGTGATGCAGCAGACGATCCAGCAATTTGGATCAACCCTAAAAACACAGCAAACAGCTTGATTTTAGGCACAGATAAACGCCGTGGATTAATGGTGTATAACCTTAATGGCAAGCTTGAACAGTCACTTGAAGTGGGCCGTTTAAATAACGTTGATCTGCGCCAAAATAACACTATTAAAAACAACACAAATACATTAATAACGGCCAGTAACCGTAGCCTTAATAGTATTAGTGTATTTACCGTACAAGCCAGTAACAATATAAAACATATCACTGATATTCCAACTAATCTTAATGAAATTTACGGTTTATGTATGTATTCATCAGGCACTGGTAATTATGTATTTGTAAATGATAAATCAGGGCTTTATCAGCAATATAAACTTAATGAAAATGGCGATAATATTACCGGTAAACTAGTTCGTGAGTTTAGCTTACCCAGCCAACCTGAAGGCTGTAGTGCCGATGATAAACTAGGGCAATTATTCGTAGGCGAGGAGGATGCTGGCATTTGGTTTATTGGTGCAGAGCCAACGGCAGGAATAACGCCCACTTTACTGCAAACAGTAAACGAGCAGCTCATTGATGATGTTGAAGGCATGGAGATTTATCATGGCGACAAAGCCCGTTACCTAGTTGTTTCGAGCCAAGGTGATGACAGTTATGTGCTTTATAAAATAAATGGTGATGATCAGGGCGTTACAGCACCAAGTTTAGAGTTTGCGGGAAAATTTAGCGTTATAAGTGATTTGTCTCGCGGTATTGATGGCGTATCAGAAACCGATGGATTA
Coding sequences within:
- a CDS encoding purple acid phosphatase family protein, which codes for MIKKTLLLIALSLCPIQCALANVTYTNAVYEQQKIADLSALPKSLNFTVIGDWGHNGHFDQKEVAHQLEIAMYQTDGDFIISTGDNFYPNGIASINDPLWQSAYEDIYHGPHTFEPWYVVLGNHDYLGNAQAQLDYSNKSQRWNLPARYYSKTFTLKDGEQVLMVFLDTNPLNPEYKTREKYKATQAQDGQAQLTWLNNQLATSKARWKIVIGHHPLYSSGKRYGLNEKLRNLLEPILEQNGVQAYIAGHEHDLQHNQTKNSKLAHFISGAGGKIRNVKQRKFTRFAEATPGFLSFSINDKVLKVTAINYKGEVRYSTQKRFDQ
- a CDS encoding phytase, giving the protein MNFKLKTPLSLIVSGLVFSALSACNNSVTTHSAVQNTASQAVIDNTEFGPTNNMQGSQAAWLSNNNWLLTSKIKGLVIADSTTQQSNIIKKGNFEALSISQLTASSFLVATIDNNQDNVIIFKLEQHKTSWKITEVTRIAPPQARPDTVCLFANKETGAISAFVPDVRGLITETIIFNTINNKALNINVREFSGVNEASGCAVSTATNTLFVSEGEIGIWAINANAESKANKKPIALVAPFGALNAELGALSTSSDGMIWFTSTENNQVYAYDPISKALKNWTLSGGLSLESVAINYTSNSTATAILYNDETGVYMQSSLPVTPINNSLKTNVQSITKIKASAQTTPVKAFGDAADDPAIWINPKNTANSLILGTDKRRGLMVYNLNGKLEQSLEVGRLNNVDLRQNNTIKNNTNTLITASNRSLNSISVFTVQASNNIKHITDIPTNLNEIYGLCMYSSGTGNYVFVNDKSGLYQQYKLNENGDNITGKLVREFSLPSQPEGCSADDKLGQLFVGEEDAGIWFIGAEPTAGITPTLLQTVNEQLIDDVEGMEIYHGDKARYLVVSSQGDDSYVLYKINGDDQGVTAPSLEFAGKFSVISDLSRGIDGVSETDGLTVTAKPLPGYPEGILVVQDGYNRLPQQPQNFKIIDWREVKKAIK